A stretch of the Elephas maximus indicus isolate mEleMax1 chromosome 3, mEleMax1 primary haplotype, whole genome shotgun sequence genome encodes the following:
- the ADAM15 gene encoding disintegrin and metalloproteinase domain-containing protein 15 isoform X5 produces MRLALLWALGLLGAGSPLPSRPLPNTGGTMKQERPERVLSGPLEPQILQDYLMLSLAEVVQTSLPEALQIKLELDGDSHILELLQNRELVPGHPTLVWYQPDGTRVVSEGHTLENCCYQGSVQGHADSWVSICTCSGLRGLVVLSPERSYTLELRPGDLQGPPIISRIQDLILPGHTCALSWGASVPTRAPPEHALRQHHIRRRRRDVVTETKTVELVIVADHSEVQRYPDFQHLLNRTLEVAFLLDSFFRPLNVRVALVGLEAWTQVDLVEISSDPSVTLDNFLRWRRTELLPRLPHDSAQLVTATSFSGPMVGMAIQNSICSPDFSGGVNMDHSISTMGVASSIAHELGHSLGLDHDLPGSSCPCPGPAPAKKCIMEASTDFLPGLNFSNCSRQALEKALLDGLGSCLFERPSSLSSTAPFCGNMFVEPGEQCDCGFPDDCTDPCCDYFTCQLRPGAQCASDGPCCQNCQLRPAGWQCRPSRGDCDLPEFCPGDNSQCPPDISLGDGEPCAGGQAVCMQGRCASYAQQCQALWGPGAQPAAPLCLRTANTRGDAFGNCGRNPNGYVSCAPQDAICGQLQCQGGRAQPLLGSARDLIWEMLEANGTQMNCSWVHLDLGNDVIQPLLTLPGTACGPGLVCIDHRCQPVDLLGAQECRSKCHGHGVCDSNKHCHCEEGWAPPDCITWIRETSSLTTGLLLSLLLLLVLVLLGASYCHRARLRQRLCQLKGPTCQYRAAQSGPPAHPGPPQRALLMPGTKSQGPAKPPPPRKPLPSNPQGRRPLDNLASPGTGIPPQVIPSRPAPPPPAVASLYL; encoded by the exons ATGCGGCTGGCGCTGCTCTGGGCACTGGGGCTCCTGGGTGCAGGCAGCCCTTTGCCCTCCCGGCCGCTCCCAAATACAG GTGGCACCATGAAGCAGGAGAGGCCAGAGAGAGTCCTGAGTGGGCCCTTGGAGCCCCAGATCCTTCAGGACTACCTCATGCTCAGCCTAGCAGAGGTGGTTCAG ACCAGTCTGCCTGAGGCCCTGCAGATCAAATTGGAGCTGGATGGTGACAGTCATATTCTGGAGCTGCTACAGAATAG GGAGCTGGTCCCAGGCCACCCAACCCTGGTGTGGTACCAGCCTGATGGCACCAGAGTGGTCAGTGAGGGACATACCCTG GAAAACTGCTGCTACCAGGGAAGTGTGCAAGGCCATGCAGACTCCTGGGTCTCCATCTGCACCTGCTCAGGGCTCAG GGGCTTGGTGGTCCTGTCCCCAGAGAGAAGCTACAccctggagctgaggcctggGGACCTTCAGGGTCCTCCCATTATCTCCCGGATCCAAGACCTCATCCTGCCAGGCCATACCTGTGCCCTGAGCTGGGGTGCATCTGTGCCCACTCGAGCTCCACCAGAGCACGCCTTGAGACAGCACCACATTCGCCGG CGGAGGCGGGATGTGGTGACAGAGAccaaaactgttgaattggtgattGTAGCTGACCATTCAGAG GTCCAGAGGTACCCAGACTTCCAGCACCTGCTGAACCGCACACTGGAAGTAGCCTTCCTCCTGGACTCA TTCTTCCGGCCCCTGAATGTACGGGTGGCACTAGTGGGCCTGGAGGCCTGGACCCAGGTGGACCTGGTGGAGATAAGCTCGGACCCAAGCGTCACGCTAGACAACTTCCTCCGCTGGCGCCGGACAGAGCTGCTGCCCCGATTACCCCATGACAGTGCCCAGCTGGTGAC GGCTACTTCATTCTCTGGGCCCATGGTGGGCATGGCCATTCAGAACTCCATCTGCTCTCCTGACTTCTCAGGAGGTGTGAACATG GACCACTCCATAAGCACTATGGGAGTCGCCTCCTCAATAGCCCACGAGTTGGGCCACAGTCTGGGCCTGGACCACGACCTGCCTGGAAGCAGCTGCCCCTGTCCAGGTCCAGCCCCAGCCAAGAAATGCATCATGGAGGCCTCCACTGA CTTCCTGCCAGGCTTGAACTTCAGCAACTGCAGCCGACAGGCCCTGGAGAAAGCGCTTCTGGATGGCCTGGGGAGTTGCCTCTTTGAGCGGCCGTCCAGTCTGTCCTCAACAGCCCCTTTCTGTGGAAATATGTTTGTGGAGCCGGGCGAGCAGTGTGACTGTGGCTTCCCAGAT GACTGCACTGATCCCTGCTGCGATTACTTCACCTGCCAGCTGAGGCCAGGGGCACAGTGTGCATCCGACGGGCCCTGTTGTCAAAACTGCCAG TTGCGCCCGGCTGGCTGGCAGTGCCGTCCTTCCAGAGGGGACTGTGACTTGCCCGAGTTCTGCCCAGGAGACAACTCCCAGTGCCCGCCTGACATCAGCCTGGGGGATGGCGAGCCCTGCGCTGGCGGGCAGGCTGTGTGCATGCAAGGGCGTTGTGCCTCCTATGCCCAGCAGTGCCAGGCACTCTGGGGACCCGGGGCCCAGCCTGCAGCACCCCTTTGCCTCCGTACTGCTAATACTCGGGGGGACGCCTTTGGGAACTGCGGGCGTAACCCCAATGGCTATGTGTCCTGTGCCCCTCA AGACGCCATCTGTGGGCAGCTCCAGTGCCAAGGGGGTAGGGCCCAGCCTCTGCTGGGCTCAGCCCGGGACCTAATCTGGGAGATGCTGGAAGCCAATGGAACTCAAATGAATTGCAGTTGGGTGCACCTGGACCTGGGCAATGATGTGATCCAGCCCCTTTTGACTCTGCCTGGCACAGCCTGTGGCCCGGGCCTG GTGTGCATTGACCATCGGTGCCAGCCTGTGGATCTCCTGGGGGCACAGGAGTGTCGAAGCAAATGCCATGGGCATGGG GTCTGCGACAGCAATAAGCACTGTCACTGCGAGGAGGGATGGGCACCCCCTGACTGCATCACCTGGATCAGAG AAACCAGCTCCCTGACCACAGGGCTGCTCCTCAGCCTCCTTTTGTTGCTGGTTCTGGTGCTGCTTGGGGCAAGCTACTGCCACCGTGCCCGCCTGCGCCAGCGACTCTGCCAGCTTAAGGGACCCACCTGCCAATACAG GGCAGCCCAGTCTGGTCCCCCGGCACACCCAGGACCCCCGCAGAGGGCCCTGCTGATGCCAGGCACCAAG tctcaggGGCCTGCCAAGCCCCCACCCCCGAGGAAGCCATTGCCTTCCAACCCCCAGGGCCGGCGCCCATTGGATAACCTGGCTAGCCCAGGAACTGGAATTCCCCCCCAGGTGATACCTTCCAG GCCAGCGCCGCCGCCCCCAGCAGTGGCCTCGCTCTACCTCTGA